The following proteins come from a genomic window of Campylobacter coli 76339:
- a CDS encoding Putative periplasmic protein, whose product MDFFFVEYRDPLVGLIILTVLIFVVAVANYIWKVFASKDEEQKLEKFIKKFEMDSVHKDLLRNEGLSFGNLSFLAEIFTKSGEFEKATQIYLIALEKSKDKQEHEFIFFALAKVYFKAGFLERAKEVLLQALKIRPRNIQTLKLLKIVYLKLRKHKENLELLDCLFELGENVKEEKEFLKALDFLESSLNNEEKKEYILKLQIDNNPMLGRLVFEKYHIFLNQDFSSICDLLYKENKTFNLQNKEYFEFFYALGLIEDEKPKDVVFKNSNFKMLKILKDNSFKARLEFSYRCTECKSVMPLFFYHCPVCYEFNTCQIIYEVKNNETY is encoded by the coding sequence ATGGATTTTTTCTTCGTAGAATACAGAGATCCCTTAGTGGGACTTATCATTTTAACTGTTTTAATCTTCGTTGTAGCTGTGGCAAATTATATTTGGAAAGTGTTTGCGAGTAAAGATGAAGAGCAAAAGCTTGAAAAATTTATTAAAAAATTTGAGATGGATAGTGTTCATAAAGATTTGCTAAGAAATGAGGGTTTAAGCTTTGGAAATTTGAGTTTTTTGGCTGAAATTTTTACCAAAAGTGGTGAATTTGAAAAAGCCACGCAAATTTATCTTATTGCCCTTGAAAAAAGCAAGGATAAACAAGAGCATGAATTTATCTTTTTTGCATTAGCAAAAGTTTATTTTAAAGCAGGATTTTTAGAGCGCGCAAAAGAAGTTTTATTACAAGCTTTAAAAATTCGACCCAGAAATATACAAACCCTAAAACTTTTAAAAATTGTTTATCTTAAATTAAGAAAGCATAAAGAGAATTTAGAGCTTTTGGACTGTTTGTTTGAACTTGGAGAAAATGTAAAAGAAGAAAAAGAATTTTTAAAAGCTTTAGATTTTCTTGAATCTAGTTTAAACAATGAAGAAAAAAAAGAATATATTTTAAAGCTACAAATAGATAATAATCCTATGCTAGGACGCTTGGTTTTTGAAAAGTACCATATTTTTTTAAATCAAGATTTTTCAAGTATTTGTGATTTGCTTTATAAAGAAAATAAAACTTTTAATTTACAAAATAAAGAATATTTTGAATTTTTTTATGCTTTGGGTTTGATAGAGGATGAAAAGCCCAAAGATGTAGTTTTTAAAAATTCCAATTTTAAAATGTTAAAAATTTTAAAAGATAATTCCTTTAAGGCAAGACTTGAATTTTCATATCGTTGCACAGAATGTAAAAGCGTAATGCCTTTATTTTTTTATCATTGTCCTGTTTGTTATGAATTTAACACTTGTCAAATCATTTATGAAGTGAAAAATAATGAGACATATTGA